In Desulfopila inferna, a single genomic region encodes these proteins:
- a CDS encoding LysE family translocator, whose product MDLESWLLFSSIALVATITPGPAVLLVATHSISCGRQRTIYTILGNISGLFIMSLLSVLGVGALVLYSATAFTIIKGAGALYLIYLGIRLWKRGFATPVAYGWKSSAAKRASGIKMYSQGLMVALSNPKAIAFTTALFPQFIDHNFALVPQFAILVVTFMTYSFICLSVYARLSAGSGAGRRNSRTQIIMSRIFASLFIGSGIGLGLSS is encoded by the coding sequence ATGGACCTGGAAAGCTGGCTCCTTTTTTCATCAATTGCGCTGGTGGCTACCATAACTCCGGGCCCTGCCGTTCTGCTGGTCGCCACCCACAGTATCAGTTGTGGCCGCCAACGCACAATCTATACCATTCTCGGCAACATAAGCGGCCTCTTCATAATGTCGCTGCTCTCGGTTCTGGGGGTCGGTGCCCTGGTTCTCTACTCAGCCACGGCCTTTACCATTATCAAAGGAGCGGGCGCACTCTACCTCATCTATCTCGGAATCAGACTATGGAAACGGGGTTTCGCGACCCCCGTGGCATATGGGTGGAAGAGCTCTGCTGCAAAAAGAGCAAGCGGCATAAAGATGTACAGCCAGGGACTGATGGTCGCTCTCAGTAATCCCAAGGCCATAGCTTTCACCACAGCACTTTTTCCGCAATTTATCGATCATAACTTTGCCCTTGTGCCTCAGTTCGCCATCCTGGTGGTGACCTTCATGACCTATTCTTTTATCTGCCTCTCCGTCTATGCGCGGTTAAGTGCCGGAAGCGGGGCCGGAAGGCGGAATAGCAGGACGCAAATAATAATGAGCCGTATCTTCGCCTCACTGTTTATCGGTTCGGGTATCGGTCTCGGCCTCAGCTCATAA
- a CDS encoding PFL family protein encodes MLRSDQILATVEMIQKENLDVRTVTMGINLLDCRSGDVTTTCANIEKKIRLLAQDFVPTCDRIGRKLGIPVVNKRISVTPIALVGAGFNRGGFIELALSLERAAGAAGVDILGGFSAQVEKGLTESDREYILSIPEALAITDKVCASINIASSRKGINMDALAMVGQTVKDLAEGTRDADGFGAAKFVVFCNQPGDNPFMAGAIHGTGEADAVLNVGVSGPGVIARSLERLIANKGATNLLLDDIAEEIKQTTFRVTRCGELVGRQVSRELGIEFGVVDLSLAPTPTVGDSVGEILHILGVDAIGAPGSTAIVAMLNDAVKKGGIFASKSVGGLSGAFIPVMEDAVLAEAVGRGELCLEKLEAMTCVCSVGLDMIAIPGSVDADTISAIIADEMAIGMVNNKTTAARLIPVPGKEAGEHVSFGGLFGASPIMEVRNVGKSSRFVAWGGRIPAPIHSFKN; translated from the coding sequence ATGTTACGTTCGGATCAGATCCTTGCAACAGTTGAAATGATACAGAAGGAAAACCTCGATGTGCGTACGGTCACCATGGGCATCAACCTCCTCGACTGCCGAAGCGGTGACGTCACCACGACCTGTGCGAATATTGAAAAGAAAATCAGGTTGCTGGCCCAGGATTTTGTACCCACTTGCGACAGGATCGGCAGGAAATTGGGCATTCCGGTGGTCAACAAGCGCATCTCCGTCACTCCCATAGCCCTGGTCGGCGCCGGTTTCAACCGTGGCGGTTTTATCGAGCTGGCATTATCTCTGGAGAGGGCGGCGGGAGCGGCGGGTGTTGATATTCTCGGCGGATTTTCAGCCCAGGTGGAAAAGGGCCTCACCGAATCCGACAGAGAGTACATCCTCTCTATTCCGGAAGCACTGGCGATCACAGACAAGGTATGCGCCTCCATCAATATCGCCAGCAGCCGCAAGGGGATCAACATGGATGCCCTGGCCATGGTTGGACAGACCGTCAAGGATCTGGCCGAGGGAACCCGTGACGCAGACGGTTTTGGGGCGGCAAAATTTGTAGTGTTCTGCAATCAGCCGGGAGACAATCCCTTCATGGCCGGAGCTATTCATGGAACTGGTGAAGCCGACGCCGTTCTTAACGTCGGAGTCAGCGGCCCCGGCGTTATCGCCCGTTCTCTGGAGCGGCTCATTGCCAACAAGGGCGCGACAAATCTGCTTCTCGACGACATTGCCGAAGAAATCAAACAGACGACCTTCAGGGTGACCCGCTGCGGAGAACTCGTCGGCAGACAGGTCTCCAGAGAGCTGGGGATCGAGTTCGGCGTCGTCGATCTCTCGCTGGCCCCTACTCCAACAGTCGGCGACAGCGTCGGTGAAATCCTCCATATTCTCGGGGTCGATGCCATTGGTGCTCCGGGCTCCACTGCCATCGTCGCCATGCTCAACGACGCTGTAAAAAAAGGTGGTATCTTCGCCAGCAAATCCGTGGGGGGGCTTAGCGGCGCCTTTATTCCCGTGATGGAAGATGCAGTACTGGCCGAAGCGGTCGGGCGAGGCGAACTCTGTCTGGAAAAACTGGAAGCCATGACCTGCGTCTGCTCCGTGGGATTGGACATGATCGCCATTCCCGGATCCGTCGATGCCGATACCATTTCTGCAATAATTGCCGATGAGATGGCAATCGGCATGGTTAACAACAAAACCACGGCGGCACGCCTCATTCCGGTGCCCGGCAAGGAAGCCGGGGAACACGTCAGTTTCGGCGGATTGTTCGGCGCCAGTCCCATTATGGAAGTGCGCAATGTCGGCAAGTCGAGCCGGTTCGTGGCTTGGGGCGGCAGAATCCCGGCACCGATTCACAGCTTCAAAAACTGA
- a CDS encoding HEAT repeat domain-containing protein — translation MNDVSDTELKKVIGDFLEMGHADNIAAMFRREPRYLSWTGELLQDERFNVRLGLTIVFEDLQATGRELIARAIPSLCHALDSTSPLIRGEAVGILGIIGTAEAKELIMKMKNDDNSQVREMVELALAEY, via the coding sequence ATGAATGACGTCAGCGACACCGAGCTCAAGAAGGTGATCGGCGATTTTCTCGAAATGGGCCATGCAGACAATATCGCGGCCATGTTTAGAAGAGAGCCCCGCTATTTATCCTGGACAGGAGAGTTGCTGCAGGATGAAAGATTCAACGTTCGTCTGGGACTCACCATCGTCTTTGAAGATCTTCAAGCCACCGGCAGAGAATTGATCGCCCGGGCAATTCCTTCTCTTTGCCACGCCCTCGACAGTACTTCGCCGCTGATCAGAGGAGAAGCCGTTGGAATCCTGGGAATAATCGGGACCGCAGAGGCCAAAGAGCTTATAATGAAAATGAAAAACGATGATAATTCCCAGGTAAGGGAAATGGTGGAACTGGCTCTGGCCGAATACTGA
- a CDS encoding 3'-5' exoribonuclease YhaM family protein, with protein MRKIKYIDSLQEGERIEDIFLVKSSRLAETRAGKAYLLLDLTDKSGEIGGPVWDNAEEIAEICRTGCFIRLKGQVQSYRDKLQLRIEDVAAVAKEDISLTDFVPATNLDLEEMSRQIQKTVASVDNSWVRKLLNRFFKKGDIWEKFQTAPAAKGIHHAYAGGLMEHCLSMAKVADMLAAHYPGVDRSILLAGVLLHDIGKIMELKEQVGLVDYTSPGRLKGHLVMGSEMVAQEAAKINDFPEELLLQIQHLILSHHGRLEFGSPAVPMTPEAFVLSFIDDLDSKMNLIEQLRRKRKDKGVQWTEYQRSLERFLFLGPLDEQEAGQEKNDAVQQHIQKTLF; from the coding sequence ATGAGGAAAATTAAATATATAGATAGTCTGCAGGAAGGGGAGAGAATCGAAGACATATTTCTGGTAAAATCCTCGAGGCTGGCGGAGACCCGGGCGGGTAAGGCCTATCTCCTTCTTGACTTGACGGATAAGAGCGGAGAAATTGGCGGTCCGGTCTGGGACAATGCTGAAGAGATTGCTGAAATCTGCCGGACAGGCTGCTTCATTCGCCTCAAGGGACAGGTACAGTCCTATCGCGATAAACTGCAGCTTCGCATTGAAGATGTTGCTGCCGTCGCCAAAGAGGATATCTCGCTGACGGATTTTGTTCCGGCCACCAACCTGGATCTGGAGGAGATGTCCCGGCAAATCCAGAAAACTGTAGCCTCTGTTGACAATAGCTGGGTGCGGAAACTGCTTAACAGGTTTTTTAAAAAAGGCGATATCTGGGAGAAATTTCAGACGGCGCCGGCAGCTAAAGGCATCCATCATGCCTATGCCGGCGGATTGATGGAACACTGTCTGTCCATGGCCAAGGTAGCCGACATGCTGGCGGCTCATTATCCCGGAGTAGACAGATCAATTTTACTGGCCGGCGTGCTGCTTCATGATATCGGTAAAATCATGGAACTGAAGGAGCAGGTGGGGCTGGTGGACTATACTTCCCCCGGAAGGCTGAAGGGTCATCTGGTGATGGGCAGCGAAATGGTGGCACAGGAAGCAGCCAAAATCAACGATTTTCCCGAAGAGTTGCTCCTCCAGATTCAACATCTTATCCTCAGTCACCACGGTAGGCTGGAGTTCGGCTCGCCGGCCGTTCCCATGACTCCGGAGGCCTTTGTGTTAAGTTTTATCGACGATCTTGATTCTAAAATGAACCTCATCGAGCAACTGCGTCGAAAGCGGAAGGACAAGGGAGTGCAGTGGACCGAATATCAGAGATCGCTGGAAAGGTTTCTCTTCCTTGGTCCGCTTGATGAGCAGGAAGCCGGGCAGGAGAAGAACGATGCCGTACAACAGCACATTCAAAAAACGCTTTTTTAG
- a CDS encoding glycine cleavage system protein R, with the protein MIVSVMSKDRPGIIADVTGAIFELNGDLANLEQSILCGYLTMILIATFDEAVTPEDVIAKLSHIKAENKFDVIVKLMTSPIEVCQTSLPPKTYIVTAQGKNQSGLVFGISSFCYARNINILDLSTTLTDGKYTMVLQLDLSEIESIKDMREELDRYAEEAGLHVMMQHYDIFRVTHEVTLV; encoded by the coding sequence ATGATTGTATCTGTTATGTCTAAAGACAGACCCGGAATAATAGCCGACGTTACCGGAGCGATATTTGAGCTCAACGGCGATCTGGCCAATCTCGAACAGTCTATTCTCTGCGGCTATCTGACCATGATCCTGATCGCCACTTTTGACGAGGCCGTTACCCCGGAGGATGTCATCGCCAAACTCTCCCATATCAAAGCGGAGAACAAGTTTGACGTCATCGTCAAACTGATGACTTCACCTATTGAAGTCTGCCAGACCTCTTTGCCTCCAAAAACATACATCGTCACGGCTCAAGGGAAAAATCAAAGCGGTTTGGTCTTCGGCATCAGCTCCTTCTGCTATGCACGAAACATCAACATCCTCGATTTATCGACGACCCTCACAGACGGCAAATACACCATGGTCCTGCAGCTTGACCTCAGTGAGATCGAATCCATCAAGGATATGCGGGAGGAGCTAGACCGTTACGCCGAGGAAGCCGGGCTGCATGTCATGATGCAGCACTACGATATATTCAGGGTGACCCATGAAGTGACCTTGGTCTAA
- a CDS encoding YqaA family protein, with translation MAGRIEMRSRGVLRRLYDVCMEWLEGPYGVYVLFAIAFVESSFFPLPPDVFLIALCIALPKKSLKYAAICAVGSVLGGAFGYGLGMWAMEGVGRPIIDWYGLANKYDEVQFLYKEYDVLAIFAAGFTPLPYKLFTITAGAFELDFLRFMLVSLLARSARFFLVAIFIYYLGAPVKVYIDRYFNILSVVFLVLLIGGFAAIKYLL, from the coding sequence ATGGCTGGTCGGATTGAGATGAGAAGCAGAGGGGTTTTAAGACGGTTGTATGATGTCTGTATGGAGTGGCTGGAGGGGCCCTACGGCGTCTATGTGCTGTTTGCCATTGCCTTTGTCGAATCCTCCTTTTTCCCTCTGCCGCCTGACGTCTTTCTGATAGCGCTCTGCATAGCACTGCCAAAGAAATCTCTCAAATATGCGGCAATCTGTGCGGTCGGTTCAGTTTTGGGCGGCGCCTTCGGCTATGGTCTTGGCATGTGGGCCATGGAGGGTGTCGGTCGGCCGATCATTGACTGGTATGGCCTTGCCAATAAATATGATGAGGTGCAGTTTCTCTATAAAGAGTATGATGTCCTGGCAATTTTCGCTGCCGGCTTTACCCCATTGCCCTATAAGCTTTTCACCATCACCGCCGGAGCGTTCGAGCTGGACTTTCTCAGGTTTATGCTGGTTTCACTGCTGGCCCGGTCCGCCAGATTTTTCCTGGTTGCCATTTTTATCTATTATCTTGGTGCACCGGTAAAAGTGTATATAGACCGCTACTTCAATATTCTCTCGGTTGTTTTCCTGGTGCTGCTGATTGGAGGATTTGCGGCGATTAAATATCTCCTCTAG
- a CDS encoding PSP1 domain-containing protein yields the protein MSETEHRPDLLPDDLEEAKVYYRIRFRRNSQEFTAEATIAGLSRDDLIMVKTDHGLEPALIIGTAPSCSCSKGKRGASYCIARYLTDEEIDRFANLPAAEDHAFKVCSAQIAKHSLDMSLVKVEKFFNGSKMIFYFTADNRVDFRELVKDLVQEFRTRVEMRQVGVRHETKMIGGLGTCGRELCCSSFMKKFDSVSIKMAKEQDLPLNPSKISGVCNRLLCCLTYEFATYHEQRKKMPKVGSRVKMDGVDYKVKRQIPLQQLVVVVSQSGEELVLEEQKWLALEKVKGAGSAKKKK from the coding sequence ATGTCTGAAACAGAACACCGACCGGACCTCCTCCCCGATGATCTTGAGGAAGCGAAGGTTTATTACAGGATCCGCTTTCGCAGAAACTCTCAGGAGTTTACTGCGGAAGCAACTATTGCCGGATTATCGCGGGATGACCTGATCATGGTTAAAACCGACCATGGACTGGAACCGGCGCTGATCATCGGTACGGCCCCATCATGCAGTTGCTCTAAAGGAAAACGCGGCGCCAGTTACTGCATTGCAAGATACCTGACCGATGAAGAGATTGACAGATTCGCCAATCTTCCGGCGGCCGAAGATCATGCCTTCAAGGTTTGCTCCGCTCAGATAGCTAAGCATTCACTTGATATGAGCCTGGTCAAGGTGGAAAAGTTCTTTAACGGCAGCAAGATGATATTCTATTTTACTGCTGATAACAGGGTTGATTTCCGGGAACTGGTCAAGGACCTGGTGCAGGAATTCCGCACTCGGGTGGAAATGAGGCAGGTCGGCGTACGTCACGAGACGAAGATGATCGGTGGCCTGGGAACCTGTGGAAGGGAGCTCTGCTGTTCCTCGTTTATGAAGAAATTTGATTCTGTTTCCATAAAAATGGCAAAAGAGCAGGATCTTCCACTTAATCCTTCCAAAATATCAGGAGTCTGCAATAGATTGCTGTGCTGCCTTACCTATGAGTTTGCTACCTATCATGAGCAGCGAAAAAAAATGCCCAAGGTCGGCAGCAGAGTTAAGATGGACGGCGTGGATTATAAGGTAAAACGGCAGATCCCCCTGCAGCAACTTGTGGTCGTTGTCTCGCAGAGCGGAGAGGAGCTTGTTCTGGAAGAACAGAAGTGGCTTGCTTTGGAAAAGGTGAAGGGTGCTGGTTCGGCAAAGAAGAAAAAATAA
- a CDS encoding protein-L-isoaspartate(D-aspartate) O-methyltransferase: protein MVQEQLVSRGITDAPTLQAMSEVPRHLFVEDAMRARAYGDYPLPISAGQTISQPYIVALMTQMLGLSGTEKVLEVGTGSGYQAAVLSRMCARVYTVERINQLLASSRKVFDILRYYNIIAKLDDGTMGWPENGPYDAIIITAGGPEIPSPLVDQLADSGRMVIPVGNQEVQELQLLTKNEDGIKIERRDKVRFVDLIGKYGWSD, encoded by the coding sequence ATGGTGCAGGAACAGCTGGTCTCCCGAGGTATTACCGATGCACCGACCCTGCAGGCCATGAGTGAGGTGCCGCGGCATCTGTTTGTTGAAGATGCCATGCGTGCGCGGGCATACGGTGACTATCCCCTGCCTATCTCTGCAGGACAGACCATCTCCCAGCCTTATATCGTGGCCCTGATGACGCAGATGCTGGGTCTTTCCGGTACGGAAAAAGTGCTTGAAGTCGGAACGGGATCGGGATACCAGGCTGCTGTTTTGTCACGAATGTGCGCACGCGTCTATACTGTTGAGAGGATTAATCAGCTTCTCGCCTCCTCCCGCAAGGTCTTCGATATTCTGCGCTATTACAATATTATCGCCAAGCTGGATGACGGCACCATGGGATGGCCGGAGAACGGACCCTACGATGCCATTATCATAACAGCCGGAGGCCCTGAGATTCCATCACCTTTAGTCGACCAGCTGGCGGACTCCGGCAGGATGGTGATCCCCGTGGGCAACCAAGAGGTCCAGGAACTTCAGCTTCTTACCAAAAATGAAGACGGAATCAAGATAGAACGGCGGGACAAGGTTCGTTTTGTTGATTTGATAGGAAAATATGGCTGGTCGGATTGA
- the yaaA gene encoding peroxide stress protein YaaA translates to MLLLLSPSKTQESGYHHALATQPEMLDRTDALAAQLKRLDAAEIGKVMKISEQLAKKTRERYSQFKIAAGMESGSPALLAFRGDVFSEIDADGYSDDDFQFAQQHLRIFSALYGILRPLDLIQPYRLEMGGKFRPEEKRSLYDYWRDDINMLLKRHLAGTKITEIVNLASNEYFKAVTPAELPASIIHVSFKQQRKGTLKTIAIHAKKARGAMANYIIRNRLQSSAELKQFHYRDYRFAEELSTAGELVFVDRSTG, encoded by the coding sequence ATGCTGCTGCTTCTCTCACCCTCCAAAACCCAGGAATCGGGATATCACCATGCCCTGGCAACCCAGCCGGAAATGCTCGACAGGACAGATGCTCTGGCGGCGCAGCTGAAACGACTCGATGCCGCGGAAATCGGCAAGGTGATGAAGATTAGCGAACAGCTGGCGAAAAAGACCCGTGAGCGTTACTCGCAATTCAAGATTGCGGCCGGGATGGAGAGCGGCAGCCCCGCCCTGCTCGCCTTTCGCGGCGATGTGTTCTCTGAAATCGATGCCGATGGCTACAGCGATGACGACTTTCAATTTGCTCAACAACATCTCCGCATTTTCTCGGCTCTCTACGGCATCCTCAGGCCGCTCGACCTCATTCAACCCTACAGACTGGAGATGGGCGGCAAATTTCGTCCGGAGGAAAAAAGAAGTCTCTATGACTACTGGCGTGATGATATCAACATGTTACTGAAACGCCATCTTGCCGGGACAAAGATTACTGAAATTGTCAATCTCGCTTCAAATGAATATTTCAAGGCGGTCACACCTGCAGAACTGCCTGCCTCCATCATTCATGTTTCTTTTAAACAGCAGAGAAAAGGCACCCTGAAAACCATTGCCATCCATGCCAAAAAGGCCCGCGGCGCTATGGCGAACTACATAATCAGGAACAGGTTGCAGAGCAGCGCCGAACTGAAACAATTCCACTATCGGGACTATAGATTCGCAGAAGAGCTTTCCACTGCCGGTGAATTGGTCTTTGTCGATAGAAGTACAGGCTAG
- the htpG gene encoding molecular chaperone HtpG: MTTTQHEFQAETKKLLDIVINSLYTERDVFIRELISNSADALEKMRHESLTREDVFDAHVPLEIDISLDEKAHTFTITDTGIGMSRVELESNLGTIAHSGSNTFLLELAEAAKKDINLIGQFGVGFYAAFMAGAKVRVQSRSWDGSEGHEWESDGSGTFTITEKEGLHRGTRIIVELKEDAHEYAQKWRVESIIKQYSAFVSFPIKLEGEVVNTVQALWMRNKAEIKEEEYTEFYKFIANAFDEPTYRLHFSADAPLAINALLFVPKENFEIMGFGRVDPGVNLYCQRILIDQHSENILPEWLRFLKGVVDSEDLPLNISRQALQDNALVSKLRKVITKRFLKYMDEEAKKDPEKYLEFWNTFGIYFKEGATSDYEFQKELSRLIRFESSKSEAGKPIGLAEYLARMNPDQEEIYYINGPSRTAIESGPYVEMFTKNDIEILYTMEPIDDFVLSHLGEFEGKKLVSADRADLSLPKGTEADAEEKPEDEASLDKEQKESLLSWLKKALEDKVADVIVSRRLVDSPAMIVNPDGHMSSSMERVIAMSRREKGVPEEKSKKNLEINPANPLIRRLAALIKEDEDFAREVAGQIYDNAMIQAGLYVNHLEMVERNYRILGRVTKA; encoded by the coding sequence ATGACCACAACACAACATGAATTCCAGGCTGAAACCAAAAAACTCTTAGATATTGTAATCAACTCGCTCTATACCGAACGTGATGTCTTTATTCGGGAGCTCATTTCCAACAGTGCCGATGCCCTGGAAAAGATGCGCCATGAGAGTCTTACCAGGGAGGATGTCTTTGATGCACATGTTCCTCTTGAGATAGACATATCTCTTGATGAAAAGGCGCATACTTTTACTATTACCGATACCGGCATCGGCATGAGCCGGGTTGAACTCGAGTCCAATCTGGGCACAATCGCCCATTCGGGATCTAATACTTTTCTGCTGGAACTGGCCGAGGCCGCCAAGAAGGATATCAACTTGATAGGTCAGTTCGGAGTAGGTTTTTATGCGGCCTTCATGGCGGGCGCCAAGGTCAGGGTGCAGAGCAGGTCGTGGGACGGCAGCGAAGGGCATGAATGGGAATCGGATGGCTCGGGAACCTTTACCATCACCGAGAAAGAAGGACTTCACAGGGGAACGCGCATAATCGTCGAGTTGAAGGAGGATGCCCATGAATATGCCCAGAAATGGCGGGTGGAATCGATTATCAAACAATACTCAGCCTTCGTCTCTTTCCCCATTAAGCTCGAAGGAGAAGTAGTCAACACCGTTCAAGCCTTGTGGATGCGCAATAAAGCGGAGATCAAGGAGGAGGAGTATACCGAGTTTTACAAGTTCATTGCCAATGCCTTTGACGAACCGACTTACCGTCTCCATTTTTCAGCCGATGCACCTCTGGCGATCAATGCCCTGCTCTTTGTTCCCAAAGAAAATTTTGAAATAATGGGATTCGGCCGTGTCGATCCGGGCGTGAACCTCTACTGCCAACGGATTCTGATTGATCAGCACTCCGAAAATATCCTGCCCGAATGGCTCCGCTTCCTCAAGGGGGTAGTCGACAGTGAGGATCTGCCGCTCAATATTTCCCGACAGGCACTGCAGGATAATGCCCTGGTTTCCAAGCTGCGTAAGGTGATAACCAAACGTTTCCTCAAATATATGGATGAGGAGGCCAAAAAGGATCCGGAAAAGTACCTTGAGTTCTGGAATACCTTCGGCATCTATTTCAAGGAAGGAGCCACCAGCGACTATGAATTCCAGAAGGAGCTGTCCAGACTCATTCGTTTTGAATCTTCCAAATCCGAGGCGGGCAAACCTATCGGGCTTGCCGAGTATCTGGCGCGAATGAACCCGGATCAGGAAGAGATTTATTATATTAACGGTCCTTCGAGAACGGCAATCGAATCAGGGCCATATGTCGAGATGTTCACCAAGAACGACATCGAAATCCTCTACACCATGGAGCCCATCGATGACTTTGTCTTGAGTCATCTGGGTGAGTTTGAGGGTAAAAAGCTGGTCTCCGCCGACCGGGCCGATCTTTCCCTGCCGAAAGGAACGGAAGCAGATGCTGAGGAAAAGCCGGAAGACGAAGCAAGCCTCGACAAGGAACAGAAAGAATCACTGTTGAGCTGGCTGAAGAAGGCCCTGGAAGATAAGGTTGCCGATGTCATTGTCTCCAGGAGACTGGTGGACTCCCCTGCAATGATCGTCAATCCAGACGGGCACATGAGCTCCTCCATGGAGAGAGTGATTGCCATGAGCCGCCGGGAGAAAGGCGTTCCCGAAGAAAAGAGTAAGAAGAATCTGGAAATTAATCCAGCCAATCCATTGATCAGGCGTCTTGCCGCGCTCATTAAGGAAGACGAGGATTTCGCTCGGGAGGTGGCCGGACAGATATATGACAATGCCATGATCCAGGCCGGTCTTTACGTCAACCATCTTGAAATGGTGGAGCGGAACTACAGAATCCTCGGACGTGTCACCAAGGCATAA
- the holB gene encoding DNA polymerase III subunit delta' has translation MNSPFTELLGQQRAKSLLGRSLSSGRIGHAYLFRGPDGVGKKLFAEAMAKALNCRTSGPAESCGHCLSCRKFLSGNHPDYTVESPEKGSIKIERVRQLCKSLSYPPYESERRIVVIEDIHTMRAEAANNLLKTLEEPPPGNVLILTAEASKNILPTISSRCQIIPFFPLSSAETMSILQNGSHLDEEQSSLLARLSEGSPGQALLLHHANVLETWRKVEEVLDDPKFREDRYGGLILDVARQMAELKENLLPLLGLLRIRLRDLLVSRLDKGEKGAGRAGPMTLFSKLQAIDRAEQELARNCNRSLVCEILLFRLQ, from the coding sequence GTGAACTCCCCGTTTACAGAGCTTCTTGGACAGCAGAGGGCCAAATCGCTACTTGGCAGGTCGCTCTCTTCCGGCAGAATCGGCCATGCCTACCTTTTCAGGGGGCCGGACGGTGTGGGCAAGAAACTTTTTGCCGAGGCCATGGCCAAAGCACTGAATTGCCGGACATCGGGCCCTGCAGAATCTTGTGGTCACTGCCTTTCCTGCAGGAAATTTCTTTCAGGAAATCATCCTGATTACACTGTTGAATCCCCTGAAAAGGGATCCATAAAGATTGAGCGGGTGCGGCAGCTGTGCAAGTCGCTCTCCTACCCCCCCTACGAGTCGGAAAGACGCATTGTCGTCATCGAGGATATTCACACAATGCGGGCCGAGGCTGCCAATAATCTGCTCAAGACGCTGGAAGAGCCTCCGCCGGGCAATGTTCTGATTCTGACTGCGGAAGCTTCGAAGAATATATTGCCGACTATCAGCTCCCGATGTCAGATAATACCTTTTTTCCCGCTCAGCTCTGCAGAGACCATGTCCATTCTGCAGAATGGATCGCATCTGGATGAAGAACAGAGCTCTCTTCTGGCAAGGCTCTCCGAGGGCAGCCCCGGGCAGGCGCTTCTGCTCCACCACGCCAATGTGCTGGAGACCTGGAGGAAAGTTGAGGAGGTTTTGGATGATCCGAAGTTCAGGGAAGACCGGTACGGTGGCCTTATTTTAGATGTAGCCCGGCAGATGGCGGAATTGAAGGAAAATCTCTTGCCGCTGCTTGGTCTGTTGCGCATTCGGTTGCGGGATCTTCTGGTTTCCCGTCTGGATAAAGGTGAGAAAGGGGCCGGGCGAGCCGGGCCTATGACTCTATTCTCTAAATTGCAGGCGATAGACAGGGCGGAGCAGGAACTTGCCCGGAACTGCAATCGTTCATTGGTGTGCGAAATTCTACTATTTCGGTTACAATAA